One genomic window of Cupriavidus malaysiensis includes the following:
- the trpS gene encoding tryptophan--tRNA ligase — MHDTQHSSQASPQAAREASVPAPAASPVRPIVLTGDRPTGALHLGHYAGSLKSRLALQDTHDQTLLVADTQALTDNADDPDKVRRNVLEVVLDYLAVGIDPTRTTIALQSALPALAELTLLYMNFVTVARLERNPTIKEEIQARGFGRDIPAGFLCYPVSQAADITAFRAGVVPVGEDQAPLIEQTNEIVRRINRQAGRPVLTEAQALIPTMGRLPGADGKSKMSKSQGNAIPLSASPEQIQAAVRGMYTDPGHLRAADPGRVEGNVVFTYLDAFDEDHTEVERLKAAYRAGGLGDMVVKRRLDETLQALLAPIRERRAQLARHPDYLLEVLRQGTERARAVTQLTLDEVRAGLGLFSLFSASR; from the coding sequence ATGCACGATACGCAACACTCCAGTCAAGCTTCTCCCCAGGCCGCGCGCGAAGCGTCCGTTCCCGCGCCCGCCGCCAGCCCTGTCCGCCCCATCGTCCTGACCGGCGACCGCCCCACCGGAGCCTTGCACCTGGGCCACTACGCCGGTTCGCTGAAGAGCCGGCTGGCGCTGCAGGACACGCATGACCAGACCCTGCTGGTCGCCGACACCCAGGCCCTGACCGACAATGCCGACGACCCCGACAAGGTGCGGCGCAACGTGCTGGAAGTCGTGCTCGACTACCTGGCGGTCGGTATCGACCCCACCCGCACCACCATTGCGCTGCAGTCGGCCCTGCCGGCCCTGGCGGAACTGACACTGCTGTACATGAACTTCGTCACGGTGGCGCGGCTGGAGCGCAACCCCACCATCAAGGAAGAGATCCAGGCGCGCGGCTTCGGCCGCGACATCCCGGCCGGCTTCCTCTGCTATCCGGTCTCGCAGGCGGCCGATATCACCGCCTTCCGCGCCGGCGTGGTGCCGGTGGGCGAAGACCAGGCGCCGTTGATCGAGCAGACCAACGAGATCGTGCGCCGCATCAACCGGCAGGCCGGGCGCCCGGTGCTGACCGAAGCGCAGGCGCTGATCCCCACCATGGGACGGCTGCCCGGCGCGGACGGCAAGTCCAAGATGAGCAAATCGCAGGGCAATGCCATCCCGCTGTCGGCCAGCCCCGAGCAGATCCAGGCCGCGGTGCGCGGCATGTACACCGATCCGGGCCACCTGCGCGCGGCCGACCCGGGCAGGGTCGAGGGCAATGTGGTCTTCACTTACCTGGACGCCTTCGACGAAGACCACACCGAAGTCGAGCGGCTCAAAGCCGCCTACCGGGCCGGCGGCCTCGGCGACATGGTGGTCAAGCGCCGCCTGGACGAGACACTGCAAGCCCTGCTCGCCCCCATCCGCGAGCGCCGCGCGCAGCTGGCGCGCCACCCGGACTACCTGTTGGAGGTGCTGCGGCAGGGCACCGAACGCGCCCGCGCAGTCACGCAGCTGACCCTCGACGAGGTACGCGCCGGGCTCGGGCTGTTCTCGCTGTTCTCCGCTTCGCGCTGA
- a CDS encoding NAD(P)/FAD-dependent oxidoreductase: MDRRRFLIHGAAAAGSAALAGCDRLDETAGRFLAGLGLSELEPAVLRPGMAQGHALRDAQRWPAPDGELQTEVAILGSGAAGLSAAWQLAHAGLRDFVVVDGPESGGNAAAGRFGPLGFPRGAHYLPLPSPESAHVREMLADLGVIEQDPFGMRPRFDERVLVHAPDERVFFAGRWQDGVLPAEGIGADDAAQCARFFARVEGLKQARGSDGRKAFAIPLALSSRDPAWTALDRTTLRQWLLDEGFTSPLLHTYADYCCRDDYGAGHGAISAWAGLHYFASRGGHAQNAADGAVLTWPDGLHGMVRLLTARVDHLLGTRPGAQAQGWRRAGMALRVEEQRDGVTVLCASWPACNGSGDASCAGPLPPPRTWRLRARRVICAMPLHVAGRLLPLGRFGFDAARHLPAHAAWLVSNFRLQGFPAEAEGVPLAWDNVVHGSRALGYVVATHQWIRQARPAQTVFTAYCPLDAAALGPAGAAYGAEPGAPDAVRHWLAQASPAELMDYAVTDLRQVYGRAFWRHADRVEITARGHAMASPRPGFLGNAGTAALRAADGRILFAHADLSGLSVFEEAAWWGTRAALRIVG, translated from the coding sequence ATGGACCGTCGCCGCTTCCTGATCCATGGTGCCGCCGCAGCCGGCAGCGCCGCGCTGGCCGGCTGCGACCGCCTGGACGAGACTGCCGGCCGCTTCCTGGCCGGCCTCGGCCTGAGCGAACTGGAGCCCGCAGTGTTGCGGCCCGGCATGGCGCAAGGCCACGCGCTGCGCGACGCGCAGCGGTGGCCCGCGCCCGACGGCGAACTGCAGACCGAGGTCGCCATCCTCGGCAGCGGCGCCGCCGGACTGTCGGCCGCGTGGCAGCTGGCGCACGCCGGCCTGCGCGATTTCGTCGTGGTCGACGGACCGGAGTCCGGCGGCAACGCGGCCGCCGGCCGCTTCGGCCCGCTCGGCTTCCCGCGCGGCGCCCACTACCTGCCGCTGCCCTCGCCCGAGTCCGCCCATGTGCGCGAGATGCTGGCCGACCTCGGCGTGATCGAGCAGGACCCGTTCGGCATGCGGCCGCGCTTCGACGAGCGCGTGCTCGTCCACGCGCCCGACGAACGCGTGTTCTTCGCCGGCCGCTGGCAGGACGGCGTGCTGCCGGCCGAGGGCATAGGCGCGGACGATGCGGCGCAATGCGCGCGCTTCTTCGCCCGCGTCGAGGGGCTCAAGCAGGCGCGCGGCAGCGACGGCCGCAAGGCCTTCGCCATTCCGCTGGCCCTGTCCTCGCGCGATCCCGCCTGGACCGCGCTCGACCGCACCACGCTGCGCCAGTGGCTGCTGGACGAGGGCTTCACCTCACCGCTGCTGCACACCTATGCCGACTACTGCTGCCGCGACGACTACGGCGCCGGCCACGGCGCCATCTCCGCCTGGGCCGGCCTGCACTACTTCGCCAGCCGCGGCGGCCACGCGCAGAACGCGGCCGACGGCGCGGTCCTGACCTGGCCGGACGGCCTGCACGGCATGGTCAGGCTGCTGACGGCACGCGTCGACCATCTGCTCGGCACCCGGCCCGGCGCGCAGGCCCAGGGCTGGCGGCGTGCCGGCATGGCCCTGCGGGTGGAGGAACAGCGCGACGGCGTCACCGTGCTGTGCGCCAGCTGGCCCGCCTGCAATGGTTCCGGCGACGCCAGCTGCGCAGGCCCGCTGCCCCCGCCGCGCACCTGGCGCCTGCGCGCGCGCCGCGTGATCTGCGCCATGCCGCTGCATGTGGCCGGCCGCCTGCTGCCGCTGGGCCGCTTCGGCTTCGACGCAGCCCGCCACCTGCCGGCGCATGCCGCCTGGCTGGTGTCGAACTTCCGCCTGCAGGGCTTCCCAGCCGAAGCCGAGGGCGTGCCGCTGGCCTGGGACAACGTCGTGCACGGCTCGCGCGCGCTCGGCTATGTGGTCGCCACCCACCAATGGATACGCCAGGCCCGTCCCGCACAGACCGTGTTCACGGCCTACTGCCCGCTCGACGCCGCGGCCCTGGGCCCGGCCGGCGCCGCCTACGGCGCGGAACCCGGCGCGCCGGACGCGGTGCGCCACTGGCTGGCGCAGGCCAGCCCCGCCGAACTGATGGACTATGCCGTGACCGATCTGCGCCAGGTCTACGGCCGCGCCTTCTGGCGCCACGCCGACCGCGTCGAGATCACCGCGCGCGGCCATGCGATGGCCTCGCCGCGCCCCGGCTTCCTCGGCAATGCCGGCACGGCGGCGCTGCGCGCGGCCGATGGACGCATCCTGTTCGCCCACGCCGACCTGTCCGGGCTGTCGGTGTTCGAGGAGGCGGCATGGTGGGGCACGCGCGCCGCGCTGCGCATCGTCGGATAG
- a CDS encoding NAD(P)/FAD-dependent oxidoreductase: MEQVDCVVIGAGVVGLAVARALAQQGREVIILEAENAFGTITSARNSEVIHAGIYYPAGSLKAELCVRGKAMLYDYCADHHVSHQRCGKLIVATSQEQVATLDGIRAKAAANGVDDLRLLSRDEARALEPQLECQAALLSPSTGIIDSHGLMTALLGDAERAGAMLAVQSPVLSGAAGDTGIRLEVGAADGAGTTTLLARSVVNAAGLTAPALARRIAGLPAEHIPPQYYAKGCYFTLAGRAPFSRLIYPVPEAAGLGVHLTLDLGGQARFGPNVHWIDEIEYGVDPSDADSFYGEVRRYWPGLADGTLQPGYAGIRPKISGPGETAADFRIDGPAVHGVPGLVNLFGIESPGLTSSLAIGERVAALLA, translated from the coding sequence ATGGAACAAGTGGATTGCGTGGTGATCGGCGCCGGCGTGGTCGGCCTGGCGGTAGCGCGGGCGCTGGCGCAGCAGGGCCGCGAGGTGATCATCCTGGAAGCGGAGAATGCCTTCGGCACCATCACCAGCGCGCGCAACAGCGAAGTGATCCACGCCGGCATCTACTACCCGGCCGGCTCGCTGAAGGCGGAGCTGTGCGTGCGCGGCAAGGCCATGCTCTACGACTACTGTGCCGACCACCATGTCAGCCACCAGCGCTGCGGCAAGCTGATCGTGGCCACCAGCCAGGAGCAGGTTGCCACGCTGGACGGCATCCGCGCCAAGGCGGCCGCCAACGGCGTGGACGACCTGCGCTTGCTGTCGCGCGACGAGGCGCGCGCGCTGGAACCACAGCTCGAATGCCAGGCCGCGCTGTTGTCGCCGTCCACCGGCATCATCGACAGCCATGGCCTGATGACGGCGCTGCTGGGCGATGCCGAGCGTGCCGGCGCCATGCTGGCCGTGCAGTCGCCGGTGCTGTCCGGCGCGGCCGGCGACACCGGCATCCGGCTCGAGGTCGGCGCCGCCGACGGCGCAGGCACCACCACGCTGCTGGCACGCAGCGTCGTCAATGCCGCCGGCCTGACGGCCCCCGCCTTGGCGCGCCGCATCGCCGGCCTGCCCGCTGAGCATATCCCGCCGCAGTATTACGCCAAGGGCTGCTATTTCACGCTGGCCGGCCGCGCCCCCTTCTCGCGGCTGATCTACCCGGTGCCCGAGGCCGCCGGCCTGGGTGTGCACCTGACGCTCGACCTGGGCGGCCAGGCACGCTTCGGCCCGAACGTGCATTGGATCGACGAGATCGAGTATGGCGTCGACCCGTCGGACGCCGACAGTTTCTATGGCGAGGTGCGCCGCTACTGGCCCGGACTGGCCGACGGCACGCTGCAGCCGGGCTATGCCGGCATCCGCCCCAAGATCAGCGGACCGGGCGAGACCGCGGCCGACTTCCGCATCGACGGCCCCGCCGTGCACGGCGTGCCGGGGCTGGTCAACCTGTTCGGCATCGAGTCACCGGGGCTGACGTCTTCCCTCGCCATCGGCGAGCGCGTGGCCGCCCTGCTCGCCTGA
- a CDS encoding FadR/GntR family transcriptional regulator — MDTLSRPASLATRIADALRADIAAGRFAPGARLPAEAALAQAFGVSRPIVREAIALLKADGVLLTRKGSGAYVSDTPGGQVWRVNSAPDGGPTPVQLFELRMVVETACAEMAAARRTEADLAAIRAALEAMRTRAGDFAGAAAADVAFHHAIAAAAHNPCFTGLTDLVGQHLLQARQTAWENAARFRGGHGAADAEHAALVEAIAAANPAAARQAARRHLLAAARRMGLEPG, encoded by the coding sequence ATGGATACCCTGAGCCGCCCTGCATCGCTCGCCACCCGCATCGCCGACGCCCTGCGCGCCGACATCGCAGCCGGCCGCTTCGCGCCCGGCGCGCGCCTGCCGGCCGAAGCCGCGCTGGCGCAAGCCTTCGGCGTGAGCCGCCCGATCGTGCGCGAAGCCATCGCCCTGCTGAAGGCGGACGGCGTACTGCTGACCCGCAAGGGATCCGGCGCCTATGTGTCGGACACGCCCGGCGGGCAGGTCTGGCGCGTCAACAGCGCACCGGACGGGGGACCGACACCGGTCCAGCTGTTCGAGCTGCGCATGGTGGTGGAGACCGCCTGCGCCGAGATGGCGGCCGCACGGCGCACCGAGGCCGACCTTGCCGCCATCCGTGCGGCGCTGGAGGCGATGCGCACCCGCGCCGGTGACTTCGCCGGCGCGGCAGCTGCCGACGTGGCCTTCCACCACGCGATCGCCGCCGCCGCGCACAACCCCTGTTTCACCGGCCTGACCGACCTGGTCGGCCAGCACCTGCTGCAAGCCCGCCAGACGGCCTGGGAAAACGCCGCCCGTTTCCGCGGCGGCCACGGCGCCGCGGATGCCGAGCACGCTGCCCTGGTCGAGGCCATCGCCGCCGCCAATCCGGCTGCCGCGCGCCAGGCGGCACGCCGGCACCTGCTGGCGGCGGCACGGCGCATGGGCCTGGAACCGGGCTGA
- a CDS encoding flagellar brake protein, protein MIPLSLTDLPLGQPLPWSLFDDEGNCVLGSGNIIRDARDAALVFRQGELCRQDSEPVRPNADSGRAGKGPLGLPVGTLLHAKRPEDNERAAASRLIGFMEHALFISWPQQGGREQAIEAGESLLLRGFSGQVIYSFRSTITAVCRSPFRYLVLSAPTDVEQIPVRKAARVPTRLAAFLGKEAGGEGEERLVMLSDLSLGGALLHAAEPAPTPGSRVRLRFQLRTAAADSELDIVARVRNLPGEAEDAGFPAFGVAFDSLGERELTLLHCFIYEQLLSGARLPL, encoded by the coding sequence TTGATCCCCCTTTCTCTCACCGATCTGCCGCTCGGGCAGCCGCTACCCTGGTCGCTGTTCGACGACGAGGGCAACTGCGTGCTCGGCAGCGGCAACATCATCCGCGATGCGCGCGACGCCGCCCTGGTATTCCGGCAGGGTGAACTGTGCCGCCAGGACAGCGAGCCGGTGCGGCCGAACGCAGACAGCGGCCGCGCCGGCAAAGGTCCGCTGGGGCTGCCGGTCGGCACGCTGCTGCATGCCAAGCGTCCGGAAGACAACGAACGTGCCGCGGCGAGCCGCCTGATCGGCTTCATGGAGCACGCCCTGTTCATCTCCTGGCCGCAACAGGGCGGCCGCGAGCAAGCGATCGAGGCGGGCGAGTCGCTGCTGCTGCGGGGGTTTTCCGGCCAGGTCATCTACAGCTTCCGCTCCACCATCACGGCGGTGTGCCGCAGCCCGTTCCGCTACCTGGTGCTGTCGGCTCCGACCGATGTGGAGCAGATCCCCGTGCGCAAGGCCGCGCGCGTGCCGACACGCCTCGCCGCCTTCCTGGGCAAGGAGGCGGGAGGCGAGGGCGAAGAGCGCCTCGTCATGCTGTCCGACCTGAGCCTGGGGGGCGCGCTGCTGCATGCCGCCGAGCCGGCGCCCACGCCGGGCAGCCGGGTGCGCCTGCGTTTCCAGTTGCGTACCGCGGCCGCCGACAGCGAACTCGACATCGTCGCGCGGGTGCGCAATCTGCCGGGGGAGGCCGAGGACGCCGGCTTTCCCGCCTTCGGCGTGGCTTTCGACAGCCTCGGCGAGCGCGAGCTGACCCTGCTGCACTGCTTCATCTACGAACAATTGCTCTCCGGCGCGCGTTTGCCGCTGTAG
- a CDS encoding GNAT family N-acetyltransferase, which produces MEIRSATPHDAERISSLIRSVSRFFTLDPHGLGAEGFLARIGPEAVRGYISAPDFRYAAGFIDGELAGVVAMRGTTHLYHLFVAPAFQGRGLSRLLWEHAKADAMAAGNREAFTVNSTPYAVPVYERFGFRVTGARVERDGIAFVPMALRPGGGQPA; this is translated from the coding sequence ATGGAAATCCGATCCGCCACCCCTCACGACGCAGAACGCATCAGTTCCCTGATCCGGAGCGTCTCCCGCTTCTTCACGCTGGATCCGCACGGCCTGGGCGCGGAAGGCTTTCTGGCCCGCATCGGGCCGGAGGCCGTGCGCGGATATATCTCGGCCCCGGACTTTCGCTATGCCGCGGGCTTCATCGATGGTGAGCTGGCCGGTGTGGTGGCGATGCGCGGCACCACCCACCTCTATCACCTGTTCGTCGCGCCGGCATTCCAGGGCCGGGGCCTGAGCCGCCTGCTGTGGGAACACGCGAAGGCGGATGCCATGGCCGCCGGCAATCGCGAGGCCTTCACGGTCAACTCGACACCCTATGCGGTGCCGGTCTATGAGCGCTTCGGCTTCCGGGTCACCGGCGCCCGTGTCGAGCGCGATGGCATTGCCTTCGTGCCGATGGCGTTGCGGCCGGGCGGCGGCCAACCTGCCTGA
- a CDS encoding DUF350 domain-containing protein — translation MQPVYAYALHLLASLVLLAVFVGVYTRITPFREFALIRQGNMAAALSLAGSVFGLCFTLSASIQHNDTFPMFLLWSVGAMLVQVLVYAALTRMLPDMDAAIESNNIGMGALMGTMSSAVGALNAACLS, via the coding sequence ATGCAACCCGTCTATGCCTACGCCTTGCACCTTCTCGCAAGCCTCGTGCTGCTGGCCGTGTTCGTCGGAGTCTACACCAGGATCACGCCGTTCCGCGAGTTCGCGCTGATCCGCCAGGGCAATATGGCCGCGGCGCTGTCGCTGGCGGGCTCGGTGTTCGGGCTGTGCTTCACGCTGTCGGCCAGCATCCAGCACAACGACACCTTCCCGATGTTCCTGTTGTGGTCGGTCGGCGCCATGCTGGTGCAGGTGCTGGTCTATGCCGCGCTCACCCGCATGCTGCCCGACATGGACGCGGCCATCGAATCGAACAATATCGGCATGGGCGCCCTGATGGGCACGATGTCGTCGGCGGTCGGCGCGCTCAACGCCGCCTGCCTGTCCTGA
- a CDS encoding MFS transporter, translating into MQPAGQAAGARVPLTRFGLFYLGYYSYVGVVSPYVSLFFAGRGFSALQIGVLMACFQVTRIAGPYLWGWLSDVTHTRVRILRFTAVCALLAFLVVPGVHGYGAMVAMMLGLNLITSAMSPLGDALTISTLRRHGAFDHRYGRIRMFGSAGFIAAVLLGGALFERVGIDAFPWLASATLALFTLVVAGMRDAPEEGPRTRPPPAMPLLRRADVAWFLGASFLMMFAHAALYVFYSLYLERLGYSKFAIGVMWTIGVVAEIVFFFYQGRLFARVPLRAILAGTFLLAALRFGLTGYFGQLAWLMAAVQLLHAATFAAHHSASLKRLQHWFAGPLQGRGQALYTGISYGLGGTLGGLAMGWTWKALGPEHTFGLAALAALLGALCAWLSFAGEARPALPAAG; encoded by the coding sequence TTGCAGCCCGCCGGCCAGGCCGCGGGCGCGCGCGTGCCGCTGACGCGCTTCGGCCTGTTCTACCTGGGCTACTACAGCTACGTGGGGGTGGTGTCGCCCTACGTCAGCCTGTTCTTTGCCGGCCGCGGCTTCTCGGCGCTGCAGATCGGCGTGCTGATGGCCTGTTTCCAGGTCACCCGCATCGCCGGGCCCTATCTGTGGGGCTGGCTGTCCGACGTCACCCATACCCGCGTGCGCATCCTGCGCTTCACCGCCGTGTGCGCGCTGCTGGCCTTCCTGGTGGTGCCCGGCGTGCATGGCTACGGCGCCATGGTGGCCATGATGCTCGGCCTCAACCTGATCACCAGCGCCATGTCACCGCTGGGCGACGCGCTGACCATCTCCACCTTGCGCCGCCATGGCGCCTTCGACCACCGTTATGGCCGCATCCGCATGTTCGGCTCGGCCGGCTTCATCGCCGCGGTACTGCTGGGCGGGGCCTTGTTCGAGCGGGTCGGCATCGACGCTTTCCCGTGGCTGGCAAGCGCCACGCTCGCGCTGTTCACGCTGGTGGTGGCAGGAATGCGGGATGCGCCGGAGGAGGGGCCGCGCACGCGGCCGCCGCCGGCCATGCCGCTGCTGCGGCGTGCCGACGTGGCCTGGTTCCTGGGCGCATCCTTCCTGATGATGTTCGCGCACGCAGCGCTCTACGTGTTCTATTCGCTGTACCTGGAACGGCTCGGCTACAGCAAGTTCGCCATCGGCGTGATGTGGACCATCGGCGTGGTGGCCGAGATCGTGTTCTTCTTCTATCAGGGCCGCCTGTTCGCACGGGTGCCGCTGCGCGCGATCCTGGCCGGGACCTTCCTGCTGGCGGCGCTGCGTTTCGGCCTGACCGGTTACTTCGGGCAACTGGCCTGGCTGATGGCGGCGGTGCAACTGCTGCACGCGGCGACCTTCGCCGCGCACCACAGCGCCAGCCTCAAGCGCCTGCAGCATTGGTTCGCCGGGCCGCTGCAGGGGCGCGGGCAGGCGCTCTACACCGGGATTTCCTACGGCCTGGGCGGCACCCTGGGCGGACTGGCGATGGGCTGGACCTGGAAAGCGCTCGGTCCCGAGCACACCTTCGGGCTGGCCGCGCTGGCGGCCCTGCTGGGCGCGCTGTGCGCCTGGCTGAGCTTCGCTGGCGAGGCACGGCCGGCGCTGCCGGCCGCAGGCTGA
- a CDS encoding polyamine aminopropyltransferase yields MRDRTLVLSVLIVASCGLGYELIAGALSSYLLGDSILQFSSIIGCYLFAMGVGSWLSRYVKDEDVLARFVDIEILVGLLGGVSAALLFVVFAWLSAPFRAALYALVFVIGLLVGMEIPLVMRIFNARRASFSELVSRVLTFDYLGALAVSLVFPLLLAPRLGLSRTGFLFGMCNAAVALFTTRVFRAELPDVAGRTMRAMVVIALLGAGFAGSARLTHWAERGLFGDEIIHSETTPYQRLVITRWKDDLRLYINGNLQFSSRDEHRYHEALVHPALQALPWARRVLVIGGGDGLAAREILRHRQIEHITLVDLDPAMTMLFSRSAPLRALNRDALRDPRLHVVNADAAQWLEQNTEVFDAIIVDLPDPSNFGLGKLYSVPMYRLLAHHLAEKGYAVIQSTSPYYAPRSFWDIDATLREAGFHTWPYHAYVPSFGEWGFILAGKRSDYTPPTRYDMPMRFLDAASTALMFRFPADMAPRAGQPNRLNEQTLVHDFEQDWRDVIR; encoded by the coding sequence ATGCGCGACCGTACCCTCGTCCTTTCCGTGCTGATCGTGGCCTCCTGCGGGCTGGGCTACGAACTGATCGCCGGCGCCCTGTCCAGCTACCTGCTGGGCGACTCCATCCTCCAGTTCTCTTCCATCATCGGCTGCTACCTGTTCGCCATGGGCGTGGGTTCGTGGCTGTCGCGCTACGTCAAGGACGAGGACGTGCTGGCACGCTTCGTCGATATCGAGATCCTGGTCGGCCTGCTCGGAGGCGTTTCCGCCGCGCTGCTGTTCGTGGTCTTCGCCTGGCTGTCGGCACCCTTCCGCGCCGCGCTGTACGCGCTGGTCTTCGTCATCGGCCTGCTGGTGGGCATGGAGATCCCGCTGGTGATGCGCATCTTCAACGCGCGCCGCGCGTCCTTCAGCGAACTGGTCAGCCGCGTGCTCACCTTCGACTACCTGGGCGCGCTCGCGGTCTCGCTGGTCTTCCCGCTGCTGCTGGCGCCGCGGCTCGGCCTGTCGCGCACGGGCTTCCTGTTCGGCATGTGCAACGCCGCCGTGGCCCTGTTCACCACGCGCGTGTTCCGCGCCGAGCTGCCCGACGTGGCCGGACGCACCATGCGCGCCATGGTCGTCATCGCGCTGCTGGGGGCCGGCTTCGCCGGCTCGGCCCGCCTCACCCACTGGGCCGAGCGAGGCCTGTTCGGCGACGAGATCATCCACAGCGAGACCACGCCCTACCAGCGCCTGGTCATCACCCGCTGGAAGGACGACCTGCGCCTCTACATCAACGGCAACCTGCAGTTCTCCTCGCGCGACGAGCACCGCTACCACGAGGCCCTGGTGCACCCGGCGCTGCAGGCCCTGCCGTGGGCGCGGCGCGTGCTGGTGATCGGCGGCGGCGACGGCCTGGCGGCGCGCGAGATCCTGCGCCACCGGCAGATCGAGCACATCACCCTGGTCGACCTGGATCCGGCCATGACCATGCTGTTCTCCCGGAGCGCGCCGCTGCGCGCCCTCAACCGCGACGCGCTGCGCGACCCGCGCCTGCACGTGGTCAACGCCGACGCGGCGCAATGGCTGGAACAGAACACCGAGGTCTTCGACGCCATCATCGTCGACCTGCCCGACCCCTCCAACTTCGGCCTCGGCAAGCTGTACTCGGTGCCGATGTACCGCCTGCTCGCCCACCACCTGGCGGAAAAGGGCTACGCGGTGATCCAGTCGACCTCGCCCTACTACGCGCCACGCTCGTTCTGGGACATCGACGCCACCCTGCGCGAAGCCGGCTTCCACACCTGGCCCTACCATGCCTACGTGCCCTCCTTCGGCGAATGGGGCTTCATCCTGGCCGGCAAGCGCAGCGACTACACGCCGCCCACGCGCTACGACATGCCGATGCGCTTCCTCGACGCCGCCAGCACCGCGCTGATGTTCCGCTTCCCCGCCGACATGGCGCCGCGCGCGGGCCAGCCGAACCGTCTCAACGAACAGACGCTGGTGCACGACTTCGAACAGGACTGGCGCGACGTCATCCGCTGA
- a CDS encoding SPFH domain-containing protein: protein MSLGSFIKKQFIDILQWTEDADGVLAWRYPMEDMEIQYGGSLTVRESQMAVFVNEGRIADVFGPGMHKLTTQTLPVLTYLKNWDKLFESPFKSDVYFFSTRLQIGRKWGTAQPITIRDADFGMVRLRAFGLYSYKIADAAKFYTEISGTRAEYGREELEEQLRNLLVATMTSTLGASSLPFLDMAANQALMSQAVQEKLAPEFARYGVALENFAVTNVSLPEELQKAIDTRISMGMMGDMGRFTQYQVASSIPLAAQNEGGVAGLGAGLAAGAAIGQAMAGGLAGAAAPAAAASATAAAAPAGAPAEDPAARLQKLKELLDKSLISQAEFDAAKAEILKKLVG, encoded by the coding sequence ATGAGCCTCGGCTCGTTCATCAAGAAGCAGTTCATCGACATCCTGCAGTGGACCGAGGACGCCGACGGCGTGCTCGCCTGGCGTTATCCGATGGAGGACATGGAGATCCAGTACGGCGGCAGCCTGACGGTGCGCGAGTCGCAGATGGCGGTGTTCGTCAACGAAGGCAGGATCGCCGACGTGTTCGGCCCCGGCATGCACAAGCTGACCACGCAGACGCTGCCGGTGCTGACCTACCTGAAGAACTGGGACAAGCTGTTCGAGTCGCCCTTCAAGTCGGACGTCTATTTCTTCAGCACGCGCCTGCAGATCGGCCGCAAGTGGGGCACGGCCCAGCCCATCACCATCCGCGACGCGGACTTCGGCATGGTGCGGCTGCGCGCCTTCGGCCTGTATTCGTACAAGATTGCCGATGCGGCGAAGTTCTACACCGAGATCAGCGGCACGCGCGCCGAGTACGGCCGCGAGGAGCTGGAGGAGCAGTTGCGCAACCTGCTGGTCGCCACCATGACCAGCACGCTGGGCGCATCCTCGCTGCCCTTCCTCGACATGGCGGCCAACCAGGCGCTGATGTCGCAGGCGGTGCAGGAGAAGCTGGCGCCGGAATTCGCCCGCTATGGCGTGGCGCTGGAGAATTTCGCCGTCACCAATGTCTCGCTGCCCGAGGAACTGCAGAAGGCCATCGACACCCGCATCTCGATGGGCATGATGGGGGATATGGGCCGCTTCACCCAGTACCAGGTGGCCAGCTCGATCCCGCTGGCGGCGCAGAACGAGGGCGGCGTGGCCGGGCTGGGCGCCGGCCTGGCCGCCGGCGCGGCCATCGGCCAGGCCATGGCCGGGGGCCTGGCAGGCGCTGCGGCGCCCGCCGCTGCCGCTTCTGCCACTGCCGCAGCGGCTCCCGCCGGCGCCCCGGCGGAGGATCCCGCCGCACGCCTGCAGAAGCTCAAGGAGCTGCTCGACAAGAGCCTGATCTCGCAGGCCGAGTTCGATGCCGCCAAGGCCGAGATTCTGAAGAAACTGGTGGGTTGA